The Prosthecodimorpha staleyi region GCAGCTGATGGACGACCTGCGCTCGGCCGAGGTCGACTTCCTGACCATCGGCCAGTATCTGCAGCCGACCCGCAAGCATCACGAGGTCATGAGCTTCGTGACGCCGGAGGCTTTCAAGGCCTACGAGACCATCGCGTATGCCAAAGGCTTCCTGATGGTGTCGTCGAGCCCGCTGACCCGGTCCTCGCATCATGCGGGCGAGGATTTCGCCCGCCTGCGCGCGGCGCGGGCCGCGGCCGGGCGCTGACAGGGAGCACGGCGGGAGGCGATGCCCAAGTTCGAGACCCGGCACAAGGTGAGGCATGCGGCGGCCGACATGTTCGCGCTGGTCGCCGATGTCGAGGCCTATCCGAAATTCGTGCCGCTCTGCGAGGCGCTGAAAGTGCGCGGCCGGCAGTCGCGTCCGGACGGCAGCAGCGTCCTGATCGCCGACATGACCGTCTCCTACAAGGTCTTCCGGGAGACCTTCACCAGCCGGGTCACGCTGATCCCGGCCGAGAACCGGATCCTGGTCGAATATCTCGACGGCCCCTTCCGGCAGATGGAAAACCGCTGGACCTTTGCGCCGCTGACCGAGAAGGCCTGCGAGGTCGGCTTCTTCATCGCCTACGAGTTCAAGAGCCGCACGCTCGGAGCCTTGATGGGGGCCGTCTTCGAACGCGCCTTCCACAAGTTTGCCGGTGCCTTCGAGAGCCGCGCCGACGAGGTCTACGGTGTCTGAATCACATCCGGATTCGGCCGATGCGGTGCGCATCGCCATCCGTCCGGCCGAGGACGGCGACGTGGCGGCGGTGATCGACCTCTGGCACCGCGCCGGTCTCTACCGGCCCTGGAACCCGCCCGAACGCGACATCGCCTTTGCGCGCCGCTCGCCGCATTGCGCGCTGCTGGTCGCAGATGTCGACGGGCGGCCGGTCGTCGCCAGCGTCATGGTCGGCGAGGACGGCCACCGCGGTTGGGTCTACTATCTGGCGGTCGATCCTTCGGGGCAGGGGCGGGGGTTCGGCCGGCGCATGATGGCGGCGGCCGAAGCGTGGCTGCGGGCGCGCGGCATCTGGAAGGTGCAACTGCTCGTCCGGCGCGAGAACGGGGCCGTTCGCGGATTCTATGATGCGCTGGGCTTCGAGACCGGCGACGTGGTCATGATGCAGAAATGGCTGGAGCCGCACTGAGCCGAAAGGTCCGGGGCGGTCGCCGCACCTGCGCGGGTGCGGGCCGGAACGGATCCCCGTCCGCAGGCCCGTCGGCCGGGTTCGTCAGTGCAGGACCGGGCGCAGTTTCTCGCCGGCGTCGAGCCAGGCCGCAGGATTGACGGCGTCGCCGTTGACCCGGGTCTCGTAGTGGACGTGCGGGCCGGTCGAGCGGCCGGTCGAACCCGCATAGCCGATCACCTGGCCGGCGCGGATGGTCTGTCCGGCCTCGACGGCGATGCGCGAGAGATGGCCGAACCGGGTCGAGATGCCGTTGCCATGGTCGATCTCGACCATCAGGCCGTAGCCGCCCTGCCGCCCGGCCTCTTCGACCTGGCCGGGACCGGTTGCGATGACCGGTTCGCCCGTGTCGGCCCGAAAATCGATGCCGGTATGCATGGCCAGCACGCCCAGGAAGGGATCGCTACGGCCGCCGAAGCCCGAGGTCACCTGGGCATCGCCGCGCACCGGCACGCCGAGCGGCAGGGCCGCTGCATTGCGGCGCAGATCGGCCAGGCGGTCGAGAGCGGTCTCGGCGCGCCACGCCGCGACGGCGGGGTCGATCATCGGGACCAGCGGGCCGCCGACGCCGCCATCCGCGAGGCGCGGCTTGGGTGCTGCCGGCTTGTCGGCGGATGCCAGCGAGCCGAAGCGCAGGCCGAGCTTGGCGACGACCGCCTCGATGCGGCCGGCATCGCGCTCGGCCATTTCGGCAAGGGCGGCAAGGGCGAGGGTCTGGCGCTGGGACATCCGGTCGATCGAGGCTTCCGCCCGATCGATCCGGGCGGTGACGCGCCCATCCGTGCCGTCCGTCCGGCCGCCCGCCGGGGCGAACCAGGTCGAGGCTTTCAGCGGCTTGGACGGGCCGGCATCGCCTTCGGTGGCGGCACTGGCCGGAAGCGGCAGCTTCATGCCCTGCTGGCGGGCCTTGTCGAGCACCGCGCCGATGCGGGATTCGAATTCGCGCAACCCGTCCTGCCGGGCCGTCAGCCGGTCGATCCGCGCCTCGAAGGCGCTCTGGTCGAGCACCTGCCGGGACTGGATCCGATCGATCTGCGCGCGCAACGCGGCGATCCGATCCTCATAGCCATGGCGCATGTCGATCTGGCGGGCAATGGCGGCACCGACCAGATCGTCGCGGAACAGAAGATAGGCCGTCGCACCCAGATAGATCACGGTGAACAGGGCAAAACCGCCGATCAGCGAGACGACCAGGGCCGGGTTCAAGGTCAGGGCGCGGACCTTGCCGTTCGACGTATAGGAAATGCGGGGTGGCTCGCGACGCTTGCCGAAATCTTGATGAACTCGTGAACGCGTCGTCATGCGACCGACCCCAACTGACGCGCGATCCGCACCGATCGCTGGGGTCGATTACACATGGTTAGGGTTAACAAAGCCTCAGTGCCGTTACGTCGGCCCCGACTTCGGACGACACACCAAAACCGGCGCCGTCGCTCGTCACGCGGTAGACATCGCCGGCACCGCCGCGCCGTTCAAAGCGCTTTGACGGCGGCCAGAACCTCTTCGGCGTGACCTTCGACCTTCACCTTGGGCCAGATGCGCGCGACCTTGCCGTCGGCGCCGACCAGGACGGTGGTCCGCTCCACACCCATATACTTGCGTCCGTACATGCTCTTTTCGGCCCAGACGCCCCAGGCCTCCAGCATCGCGTGTGATTCGTCGGAAGCCAGGCGGACCTTGAGATCGTGTTTGGCGCGGAACTTGTCGTGGCTCTTGGCGCTGTCGGGCGAGACGCCGATCACCGGCACCTGGGCATTGGCGAACTCATCGGCCAGGCACGAAAAGGAGATCGCCTCCTTGGTGCAGCCCGACGTATCGTCCTTCGGGTAGAAATAGACCACGAACGGCCGACCGGCGAGGTCGGCAGACCGGACCGGCTCGCCGCCGTCGCCGGGCAGGTCGAAGGGGGGGATGGTGTCACCGATCGAGAGCGCCATGGATCGCCTTCCTTTCGTCGCGTTTCATCGTCACAGCCAGGGTCTCGCAGTGTACGCTGCCGATCGTTGGGCGGATGAAATCGAGTCGCAAGCGGAGGACCTTACAGTTATGCCGAGACGGGGACTTCGAATTTTCGGCTCATGATGGCGCGCGAACGAAGGACAGGTGAGGGGGCTCGCCGACGCGGACCGCGGATGCTTCGCATCTGTTTCGGCACGGGTGCCCTTGTCGTTCTTGTTTTGGTCCTAGCCTTCGGAGCATTTGCAGTCCGTCTCGCCAGCGGTCCGCTCGAAGTCGCCACGATTGCGCGCATCGCCGAAGGCGTCGTCTCGGACGCGCTCGGATCCGGTCGCAAGACGGTGATCGGCAAGGCCGAGCTCGCCGGCAGCTTCAGCGGCGGGCTCTCCATCCGGCTGCAGGACGTGACGGTCGGCGAGCCGGGCACCGGTCTGACTGCGGTCGTCCCGAAGGCCGAAATCCGTCTGCAGAGCCTGCCGATCCTGCTCGGTCAGTTCAAGCCGGTGTCGCTCGACCTCGACGACGCCCAGGTGGTGTTCGATCTGCCCGCGCTCGATCGCGAGCGCCAGTCGCGCCCCCCGGAATTGGAAGAGACCTTCGTTCCCGCCCCCGGTCAACCCAAGCCCGGCGTCGCGGCGGTCGAGGGGACCACCACCGTCGCCCCGCGGGCCGATCGTCAGGTGGTCGGCTCCTCCTTGCTGCTGACGCGGCTCGAGGCTCTCGGGCGCGCTCTGACCCGGAACCTGACGCTGGTCCGAGCCCAGGGGCTGGAGTCCATCACGACGCGGCGCGGCTCCATCGTCCTGATCCGGGCGGACGGCGACGGCAAGACCCGCAAGGTGGTCATTCCCGACGTTGAGGCGACCAGCCTGTTCCGGACCGCCGAGGGCGATGTCGATCTCGGCTTCTCGGCGCGCGGCGAGGTCGGCCGCTGGTCGATGCGGCTGCGTCATCTGACGGCGGCGGACGGCGCCAGTCACAGCCTGGAATTCAGTGCCCGCGACGTGACCTTGAAGGATCTCTTCGGGGCCGGCGACCCGGACCTGAAGGTCGAGATGCCGATCTATCCTCACGCACGGGTCGACTACGACGCGGCCGATCGGCTGCTCGGCGCGCGGCTCGACCTGCGCATCGGCGCCGGCCTGTTCCGGTTCGGCAAGGAGCCGGAGGACGAGATCATCGTCGACGAGGGCCAGGTCGGCGTCTCATGGGCACGCGGCAAGGACAGCATCGCCATCGAGGCGGCCTCGCTGCAGGTCGGGCCGACGCTGATTGCCCTGAAGGGGTCTGTGACACCGCCGGTACCCGGCAAATCGGAACGCTGGGAGACGGCGATCTCGCTCGATCGCGGGCAGATCGCGCCGCGCGACGTCCCGGGCAAGCCGGTCGAGCTGAAAGCCGTGACGCTGGTCGGAGGCTACGAGACCGGTCGGCAGGTGTTCCATGTCGACGACCTGCAGATTCACTTCGCCGGCGGCGCGGCCCGGGCCGTGGGCCATCTCGATTTTGCCCAGCCGAAGCCGCTGGTCGTCGTCAATGTGGTCTTCACCTCGGTCGAAGCCGCCACGGTGGCGAAGCTCTGGCCCCATTTCGCGGCAACCGGCGCGCGCGAGTGGTTCATCACCAATGTCAAGTCGGGTCGGCTGCACGACGCGATCGCGCAGCTCCAGATCCCGCTGCTGGTCGATCCGCCGCTCTGGCCGCCCGAGGCCGTCCGTCTGTCGGCCCGCTTCGATGCGACGCAATCCAAGACCTTCGGGGATCTGCCGGATCTGATCGGCGCCGAAGGCCGCATCGCGATGGAGAAGAAGCGCTTCGAGGTGACCATCGACAAGTCATCGGTCCTGACGCGGCATCCGCGCCGGCCGACGGTGGTCTCCTTCAAGCTCGACATCCCCGACGCCGTCCGCAAGAGCCCGCGTGCCTCGATGGAAATGCGCGTGGCCGGCGACAATCTCGCCCTCGGCGAGATCATCGAAGCCGAACCGCTGGCTCTGCTGTCCGGGGCGGGCATCAAGCTCGACGGCCTCGCCGGGACCGGCGACGTGCGCGGCCGGGTCGACCTGACCTTCCACAAGCCGTTCGATCCAACCTCGCTCGACTACAAGTTCGAGGGCACGCTCGACAAGTTCGGCAGCCCTTCGCCGATTCTTGGCCGCCGGTTCTCCGAGGGGGCCCTGAAGGTTGCGGTCGACCGTCGCGGTACGACCATCACCGGCAAGGCCAAGATCGAGGGCGTGCCGACCGACGTGAACATGTTCGAACCGAGCGAGAGTTCGAGCGCGCAGGAGCGTCGCGATTTTGCCATGACGCTCGACGACGCGGCGCGCGCCCGCATGGGCCTCGACCTCGCCGGCATGGTCGCCGGCCCGCTCAAGATCGAGATCGGGCAGCCGGGCGCCAACGAGCAGGTCAAGCGGATCGTCGCCGATATGACCGGTGCGCGGTTGTTCGTGCCGCAGTTCGGGTGGACCAAGGGGGCGGGCGTGCCGGCGCGCGCCAATCTCGATCTCGTCGACGACGAGCGCGGCGGTACGCGGGTCGACAATTTCTCGATCGAGTCGGAGGGCCTGCAGGTCAAGGGCTCGATGACGGTCGACAAGGACAAGCGCCTGGCGACGGCCGACTTCCAGCGTTTTGCCTTGCGCCGGGGCGACGATGCGCGCATCCGCCTGCAGCGTGGCGCCGATCAGGCGCTGACGGTCAATTTCGAGGCCGGCAGCTTCGACCTGCGCAGTCTGCTGGCTTCGCTGAAGAAGCAGGGCGAACCGAACGAGGTCGACCCGAAGAAGCTGAGCGACCTGATCGTCAAGGCGCGCGCGGCCCGTCTGGTCGGCTTCAACGATGTGGCGCTGACCGACGTGCTGATCGACGCGCAGATCCGCAACCAGACGGTCATCCGCCTGCAGATGACGGCGCGCGCTCCGGGCGGCCGTTCGGTCGAGATCAGCATCCGCCCGGACGGAAGCCGTCGCGTGCTGACGGTCAATTCCGACGATGCCGGCGCGGTGCTCGGCTTCCTGGATGTCTACGAGCGGCTGCGCGGCGGCACGCTGCGCATGTCGGCGGTCCTGTCCGGACCGGGCTCGGCCGACGGCGTCGTCAAGATCGTCGGCTTCGGTCTGCTGCCGCCGAAGAACGAACGCGTCGCCTCATTGCGCACCACCAATGACGGCCTGCGCGAGGTCGCCGTGCGCGACGTGCCCGTGACCGAGGATGCGAGC contains the following coding sequences:
- a CDS encoding GNAT family acetyltransferase, translated to MSESHPDSADAVRIAIRPAEDGDVAAVIDLWHRAGLYRPWNPPERDIAFARRSPHCALLVADVDGRPVVASVMVGEDGHRGWVYYLAVDPSGQGRGFGRRMMAAAEAWLRARGIWKVQLLVRRENGAVRGFYDALGFETGDVVMMQKWLEPH
- a CDS encoding M23 family metallopeptidase, which gives rise to MTTRSRVHQDFGKRREPPRISYTSNGKVRALTLNPALVVSLIGGFALFTVIYLGATAYLLFRDDLVGAAIARQIDMRHGYEDRIAALRAQIDRIQSRQVLDQSAFEARIDRLTARQDGLREFESRIGAVLDKARQQGMKLPLPASAATEGDAGPSKPLKASTWFAPAGGRTDGTDGRVTARIDRAEASIDRMSQRQTLALAALAEMAERDAGRIEAVVAKLGLRFGSLASADKPAAPKPRLADGGVGGPLVPMIDPAVAAWRAETALDRLADLRRNAAALPLGVPVRGDAQVTSGFGGRSDPFLGVLAMHTGIDFRADTGEPVIATGPGQVEEAGRQGGYGLMVEIDHGNGISTRFGHLSRIAVEAGQTIRAGQVIGYAGSTGRSTGPHVHYETRVNGDAVNPAAWLDAGEKLRPVLH
- a CDS encoding peroxiredoxin; protein product: MALSIGDTIPPFDLPGDGGEPVRSADLAGRPFVVYFYPKDDTSGCTKEAISFSCLADEFANAQVPVIGVSPDSAKSHDKFRAKHDLKVRLASDESHAMLEAWGVWAEKSMYGRKYMGVERTTVLVGADGKVARIWPKVKVEGHAEEVLAAVKAL
- a CDS encoding AsmA-like C-terminal domain-containing protein, producing MLRICFGTGALVVLVLVLAFGAFAVRLASGPLEVATIARIAEGVVSDALGSGRKTVIGKAELAGSFSGGLSIRLQDVTVGEPGTGLTAVVPKAEIRLQSLPILLGQFKPVSLDLDDAQVVFDLPALDRERQSRPPELEETFVPAPGQPKPGVAAVEGTTTVAPRADRQVVGSSLLLTRLEALGRALTRNLTLVRAQGLESITTRRGSIVLIRADGDGKTRKVVIPDVEATSLFRTAEGDVDLGFSARGEVGRWSMRLRHLTAADGASHSLEFSARDVTLKDLFGAGDPDLKVEMPIYPHARVDYDAADRLLGARLDLRIGAGLFRFGKEPEDEIIVDEGQVGVSWARGKDSIAIEAASLQVGPTLIALKGSVTPPVPGKSERWETAISLDRGQIAPRDVPGKPVELKAVTLVGGYETGRQVFHVDDLQIHFAGGAARAVGHLDFAQPKPLVVVNVVFTSVEAATVAKLWPHFAATGAREWFITNVKSGRLHDAIAQLQIPLLVDPPLWPPEAVRLSARFDATQSKTFGDLPDLIGAEGRIAMEKKRFEVTIDKSSVLTRHPRRPTVVSFKLDIPDAVRKSPRASMEMRVAGDNLALGEIIEAEPLALLSGAGIKLDGLAGTGDVRGRVDLTFHKPFDPTSLDYKFEGTLDKFGSPSPILGRRFSEGALKVAVDRRGTTITGKAKIEGVPTDVNMFEPSESSSAQERRDFAMTLDDAARARMGLDLAGMVAGPLKIEIGQPGANEQVKRIVADMTGARLFVPQFGWTKGAGVPARANLDLVDDERGGTRVDNFSIESEGLQVKGSMTVDKDKRLATADFQRFALRRGDDARIRLQRGADQALTVNFEAGSFDLRSLLASLKKQGEPNEVDPKKLSDLIVKARAARLVGFNDVALTDVLIDAQIRNQTVIRLQMTARAPGGRSVEISIRPDGSRRVLTVNSDDAGAVLGFLDVYERLRGGTLRMSAVLSGPGSADGVVKIVGFGLLPPKNERVASLRTTNDGLREVAVRDVPVTEDASFDRFQVNFAMRKGVITVSDGIAKGQATGATMSGQIDLVNQRLNVAGTFIPLYGLNNLVSRIPLFGEIVGAGRNEGLVGVTFKVVGSVDNPVLQFNPISAIAPGIFRRIFEYRVDDGRVELPPDR
- a CDS encoding type II toxin-antitoxin system RatA family toxin, whose translation is MPKFETRHKVRHAAADMFALVADVEAYPKFVPLCEALKVRGRQSRPDGSSVLIADMTVSYKVFRETFTSRVTLIPAENRILVEYLDGPFRQMENRWTFAPLTEKACEVGFFIAYEFKSRTLGALMGAVFERAFHKFAGAFESRADEVYGV